In one window of Cellulophaga sp. HaHa_2_95 DNA:
- a CDS encoding conjugal transfer protein TraO: MKYFLLLIVLLVSNFIHAQAFSNSVMGAAGKFGDGYGGEMTFNTNLDEYSFTQIALDVSLSNYTSGEVTIPYSSYTVSYSYFTTLYATARRYKVLSIGAGLLAGYELVNGGNEAFSNIVFLDGQSKLIYGGTIGAEIDVIISNRLSIVAKTSQFYHMNSDFGQFTNFSGLGLRYYFFR, translated from the coding sequence ATGAAATATTTTTTATTGCTAATTGTTTTATTAGTATCCAATTTTATTCACGCACAGGCTTTTTCAAATTCTGTAATGGGGGCTGCTGGTAAATTCGGAGATGGCTATGGAGGTGAAATGACCTTTAATACCAACTTAGATGAATACTCTTTTACGCAGATAGCTTTAGATGTTTCTTTATCTAATTATACCTCTGGAGAAGTGACTATTCCTTATTCAAGTTATACGGTTTCCTATTCTTATTTCACGACATTATATGCCACCGCTAGAAGATACAAAGTACTAAGTATTGGAGCTGGTTTATTGGCTGGTTATGAGCTAGTAAATGGTGGTAATGAGGCTTTTTCAAATATTGTTTTTTTAGACGGACAAAGTAAACTGATTTATGGAGGAACAATTGGAGCTGAAATTGATGTTATAATTAGTAATAGATTATCTATTGTAGCGAAAACATCTCAGTTCTATCATATGAACAGCGATTTTGGTCAATTTACAAACTTTTCAGGTTTAGGGCTTCGCTACTACTTTTTTAGGTAA
- the tssO gene encoding type VI secretion system TssO: MEILNKKERISAFLLFLLMFLVTIVLLFVAVFFSYKLPWKENDVLRAENKKIQYEFMYQKQFINELKRVDVLIDSLDKTKQGNIFLEQSINSDLVKIKNDIPKDSLENRNMYENLILTYKKLLDAKRDLKQVANAKTEIDKLDKQLDDYEDQIRNLETALELARRINRNQ, from the coding sequence ATGGAAATTTTAAATAAAAAAGAAAGGATATCTGCTTTTCTACTTTTTTTACTCATGTTTTTGGTCACTATTGTGCTCCTTTTTGTAGCCGTGTTTTTTAGTTACAAATTACCTTGGAAAGAGAATGATGTGTTACGTGCAGAAAACAAGAAAATTCAGTATGAATTTATGTATCAGAAGCAGTTTATCAATGAACTAAAACGTGTAGATGTTTTAATAGATTCATTAGATAAAACAAAACAAGGAAATATCTTTTTAGAACAATCTATAAATTCTGACTTAGTAAAAATTAAGAATGATATTCCAAAAGACTCTCTTGAAAACAGGAACATGTATGAGAATTTAATTCTTACTTATAAGAAATTGTTAGACGCAAAAAGAGATTTAAAACAGGTAGCCAATGCTAAAACTGAAATTGATAAATTAGATAAGCAATTGGATGATTATGAAGATCAAATACGAAATTTAGAAACCGCATTAGAATTAGCCAGACGTATAAACAGAAACCAATAA
- a CDS encoding AAA family ATPase: MNNEVEKAIYIATQIAEENQHQNYTAAHLIKAALNRDLSLLRKLHNLGVDVYFVEEWAEVNIEQTPKRSSRNTEVEADSGVQLVFVEAEDIKGKLGKDEVDLLVLFIAAITPGVGFSFDQLKSLPVSHNQLLETQKGTEGKVNPKISTSATSSEATDTSVLTKYTSDLVKLASAGEFAHIINRDKELKSITEILSRKSKPNVIIQGESGVGKSILIKNLAVLIAEKKIVDVLQEATFLEIHTTLLLSGASYKGEVEDRLQQIFEQAKSYTMPILVMDDFHALLQDNATSQGILNVIKSELNKGEIVLIGVTSPEHFRKHIASDDALSRRFESVSLEEPDTETAFRILKNVGETFKKHHQLEISDDTLKESILFSKRYLKEKNLPDSALDLVDRTMAAAKVSQQSLPADVEELKNKLAFLEKKSETLSEEQRKEEIDWIYIELKNKLGPIIIGKYDTEDLLSFPSYADKVAYLTTILEAIEVHSTKELTEIFDEDLAAVVSSITGIPAGKVQTQERERLMEMEATLKKRVIGQDHAVKTITEAIIESRSGLSKAGQPIGSFFFSGPTGTGKTELAKSLAEFLFNDESAIIRFDMSEFKEEHSAALLYGAPPGYVGYEEGGMLVNKIRQKPYSIVLFDEIEKAHQSVFDVFLQILDEGKLSDRLGKLGDFSNAVILFTSNIGSEFIAEKISDGTTPSSDEILEIMAPYFRPEFLGRITEIIPFAPISKENAPLIFDLHLKKELLVLANKLGITLDIDKETKDFLSLDGFSSTYGVRPLKAVIRNKLKRPLSRMIISGEITAPQTVKISLKDTVVVFEVTK; encoded by the coding sequence ATGAATAACGAAGTTGAAAAGGCTATTTATATTGCAACACAAATTGCAGAAGAAAATCAGCATCAAAATTACACCGCTGCACATTTAATTAAAGCAGCTTTAAATAGAGATTTATCGCTTTTGCGTAAACTCCATAATCTAGGTGTAGATGTTTATTTTGTTGAAGAATGGGCAGAAGTTAACATTGAACAAACCCCAAAAAGATCTTCTAGAAATACAGAAGTAGAAGCAGATTCTGGTGTACAATTAGTATTTGTAGAAGCTGAAGATATCAAAGGGAAGCTTGGTAAGGATGAAGTTGATTTATTGGTTTTATTCATTGCAGCAATAACGCCTGGCGTAGGCTTTAGTTTTGATCAATTAAAATCGCTCCCTGTTAGTCACAATCAACTTTTAGAAACTCAAAAAGGTACGGAAGGGAAAGTCAACCCTAAAATTAGTACTTCTGCAACTTCCTCTGAAGCAACAGATACTAGCGTGTTGACCAAATATACTTCAGATCTTGTAAAATTGGCCAGTGCTGGAGAATTTGCGCATATTATCAATAGAGATAAGGAATTAAAAAGTATTACCGAAATTTTAAGTAGAAAGTCGAAGCCTAACGTGATTATCCAAGGAGAATCGGGTGTTGGTAAATCTATTTTAATTAAAAATTTAGCAGTATTAATTGCTGAAAAGAAAATCGTAGATGTTTTACAAGAGGCTACATTTTTAGAAATACACACTACCCTACTCTTATCTGGAGCTTCTTATAAAGGAGAAGTAGAAGATAGATTACAACAAATCTTTGAGCAAGCAAAATCCTATACCATGCCTATTTTGGTCATGGATGATTTTCATGCCCTACTGCAAGATAATGCTACGAGCCAGGGAATATTAAATGTTATAAAATCTGAATTAAATAAAGGAGAAATTGTTCTTATTGGAGTCACTTCTCCAGAACATTTCCGAAAGCATATAGCATCTGATGATGCCTTAAGCAGACGTTTTGAATCGGTTAGTTTAGAAGAACCAGATACAGAAACTGCTTTTAGAATATTAAAAAATGTAGGGGAAACATTTAAAAAACACCACCAATTAGAAATTTCTGATGATACGTTAAAAGAATCTATTTTATTTTCTAAACGGTATTTAAAAGAAAAAAACCTTCCAGATTCTGCCCTAGATTTAGTAGATAGAACCATGGCGGCAGCGAAAGTATCGCAGCAATCACTACCTGCAGATGTAGAAGAGTTAAAAAATAAATTAGCCTTTTTAGAAAAGAAATCAGAAACCTTATCCGAAGAACAGCGCAAAGAGGAAATAGATTGGATCTACATAGAACTTAAGAATAAATTAGGGCCTATTATTATCGGGAAATATGATACAGAAGATTTATTGTCTTTTCCTTCCTATGCTGATAAAGTAGCTTATTTAACTACGATTCTAGAAGCTATTGAAGTGCATTCTACAAAAGAATTAACTGAAATCTTTGATGAAGATTTGGCAGCTGTTGTATCTAGTATTACCGGCATACCTGCTGGAAAAGTACAAACACAAGAGCGCGAACGTCTCATGGAGATGGAAGCTACGCTTAAGAAACGTGTTATTGGTCAAGACCATGCGGTAAAAACAATTACAGAGGCTATAATAGAATCTAGGTCGGGGCTTTCTAAAGCAGGCCAACCAATTGGCTCTTTCTTTTTCTCTGGACCTACAGGGACAGGAAAAACAGAATTAGCAAAATCATTGGCAGAGTTTTTATTTAATGATGAAAGCGCTATTATTCGTTTTGACATGTCTGAATTTAAAGAAGAACATTCAGCGGCACTTTTATACGGTGCACCTCCGGGATATGTAGGGTATGAAGAAGGCGGTATGTTAGTAAATAAGATTAGACAAAAACCGTATTCTATAGTACTTTTTGATGAGATTGAAAAAGCACACCAGTCCGTTTTTGATGTATTCCTTCAAATTTTAGATGAAGGTAAACTTAGTGACCGTTTAGGTAAATTAGGCGATTTTTCTAATGCCGTAATTCTTTTTACTTCTAATATAGGATCAGAATTTATCGCAGAAAAAATTTCTGACGGAACCACACCCTCTTCTGATGAAATCTTAGAAATAATGGCGCCATATTTTAGGCCAGAATTTCTAGGTAGAATCACAGAGATTATTCCCTTTGCCCCTATTTCAAAAGAAAATGCACCTCTTATTTTTGACTTACATCTTAAAAAAGAATTGCTTGTTTTAGCAAATAAATTGGGAATTACACTTGATATTGATAAAGAAACAAAAGACTTTTTGTCCTTAGACGGTTTTTCATCCACGTATGGTGTTAGGCCTTTAAAAGCGGTAATCCGAAACAAATTAAAAAGACCTTTGTCCCGTATGATTATCTCTGGTGAGATTACAGCACCACAAACTGTAAAAATCAGCTTAAAAGACACGGTAGTTGTTTTTGAAGTAACCAAGTAA
- a CDS encoding PKD domain-containing protein: MKSNNIKTHFDRNVFLTFLVLLVVGLILISFKINSKVDCGNPDFKIIANSFTTEDLIEFNSIDDSGVEWEWDFGDKTNTKFQSNVAHQFTKPGTYKVALRVNGQCDVVKEITINEKKELISPELIPNIILPTNVKVGEEVVFSSDAPFAESWQWSFGESLHIDGTNKEEKYTFKSPGEKTILLVVNGDRRHESRRRIVVLDSRGERQVITPRNRVDPIETALDNINDSLVLPPTVTVPEPVVEPEVKKIVVSSDEILQMLVGYSERRLDDRAMRSYFCYSSIPVFNKSGKRYTVNQLFNAIRDQKIEINSLNLRKKEDTGCITSMTIDMKIKKGLFSKTF, translated from the coding sequence ATGAAAAGTAATAATATAAAAACCCACTTTGATCGAAACGTATTTCTAACTTTTTTAGTATTACTTGTTGTAGGATTAATACTAATCTCGTTTAAAATTAACAGTAAGGTTGATTGTGGAAACCCTGATTTTAAGATCATAGCAAATTCTTTTACCACAGAAGATTTAATTGAATTTAATAGCATTGATGATTCTGGTGTTGAATGGGAGTGGGATTTTGGTGACAAAACTAACACAAAATTTCAATCTAATGTAGCACATCAATTTACAAAACCAGGAACTTATAAAGTAGCATTACGAGTAAATGGTCAATGTGATGTGGTTAAGGAGATTACCATTAATGAGAAGAAAGAATTAATTTCTCCTGAGTTAATTCCGAATATAATATTACCTACAAATGTTAAAGTAGGTGAGGAGGTTGTATTTTCAAGTGATGCTCCATTCGCAGAATCTTGGCAATGGAGTTTTGGGGAGTCATTGCATATTGATGGAACCAACAAAGAGGAGAAATATACATTTAAATCTCCAGGAGAGAAAACAATTTTATTGGTTGTAAACGGGGATAGAAGACATGAGTCTAGACGCCGAATAGTTGTTTTAGATAGTAGGGGAGAACGTCAAGTAATAACACCAAGAAACCGAGTTGATCCTATTGAGACCGCTTTAGATAATATTAATGATTCTTTAGTGCTTCCACCCACCGTAACCGTTCCTGAACCTGTTGTAGAGCCAGAGGTTAAGAAAATTGTAGTTTCTTCTGATGAGATTTTACAAATGTTAGTGGGATATTCAGAAAGAAGATTAGATGACAGAGCTATGCGTTCTTATTTTTGCTATAGTAGTATTCCTGTCTTTAATAAAAGTGGTAAACGCTATACAGTGAATCAGCTTTTTAATGCTATAAGAGATCAAAAAATTGAAATCAATAGTTTAAACTTGAGAAAGAAGGAAGATACGGGTTGTATTACTAGTATGACTATTGATATGAAGATTAAAAAAGGACTCTTTTCTAAGACTTTTTAA
- a CDS encoding GPW/gp25 family protein — protein sequence MAKQYYEAPFDFKRFFEKKELRKITLQESISQFISIIITTYFEEYVFDEGFGSEIWETDFDLLVNANVLKEQIKRSLTNQIETYEKRLGNTNLTINLQESVSENSNKVRLKKYLNITITGTLLKTNEPYYFSGDYYLAPLSYK from the coding sequence ATGGCAAAACAGTACTACGAAGCTCCTTTTGATTTTAAGCGTTTTTTTGAGAAGAAAGAACTTCGAAAAATAACGCTACAAGAATCTATATCACAATTTATAAGCATCATTATAACTACCTATTTTGAAGAATATGTTTTTGATGAAGGCTTTGGTAGTGAAATATGGGAGACAGATTTTGACCTGTTAGTAAATGCTAATGTTTTAAAAGAGCAAATTAAAAGATCGCTTACCAATCAAATAGAAACCTATGAAAAGCGATTAGGCAATACAAATCTGACCATTAATTTGCAAGAAAGTGTCTCTGAAAATTCTAATAAAGTACGATTGAAAAAATATCTAAATATTACAATTACAGGAACATTATTAAAAACCAACGAACCGTATTATTTTAGTGGAGATTATTATTTAGCACCACTATCTTATAAGTAA
- a CDS encoding C40 family peptidase, whose protein sequence is MKLKLMFLILIVQFIGCGKNTSKGVDQMYYKKQIEEAHRLKEKEALVVKEPERVATTTYLTYEEKEEFAKALNIPTEELENEKLYGKIKDWFGVPYLWGGTTKRGVDCSAFVQHVYDVVYEKELPRTSQQQFDANLDVAFKSQKNLKNGDLIFFRLRHKEKVISHVGIYLQNGMFLGSNSPRGVEIANLKDAYWQDKYVSSARALLK, encoded by the coding sequence ATGAAACTAAAACTGATGTTTTTAATTCTTATTGTGCAATTTATAGGTTGTGGTAAAAACACTTCCAAAGGTGTAGACCAAATGTACTATAAAAAACAAATAGAAGAAGCACATAGGTTGAAAGAAAAAGAAGCTCTTGTTGTAAAAGAACCAGAAAGAGTAGCTACAACTACCTACCTTACTTATGAGGAAAAAGAGGAGTTTGCTAAGGCGTTGAATATTCCTACAGAAGAGCTTGAGAATGAAAAGTTATATGGTAAAATTAAAGACTGGTTTGGCGTTCCTTATTTATGGGGAGGAACCACAAAAAGAGGTGTAGATTGTTCTGCATTTGTACAACATGTATATGATGTAGTGTACGAAAAAGAATTGCCTAGAACTTCGCAACAACAATTTGATGCCAATTTAGATGTAGCTTTTAAAAGTCAGAAAAATTTAAAAAACGGAGATCTTATCTTTTTTAGACTAAGACACAAAGAAAAAGTAATCTCTCATGTGGGCATTTATTTACAGAACGGAATGTTTTTAGGATCAAATTCACCAAGAGGAGTAGAAATTGCAAATTTGAAAGATGCGTATTGGCAAGATAAATATGTTTCTTCTGCCAGAGCCTTATTAAAATAA
- the tssD gene encoding type VI secretion system tube protein TssD — MSFLAKLIVDGQEYNVLHCAYNFEQPMDHTGKPSGKPRGGQIMITIESQGKSDLFHWMMEPEQTKDGAILFYKRDALSRLQEVTFTRAFCVSLEEEFDAIDDVPMQKRIVISASTITIGDMVFENSWGE; from the coding sequence ATGTCTTTTTTAGCAAAATTAATTGTAGATGGTCAAGAATACAACGTGCTTCATTGTGCGTATAATTTTGAACAACCTATGGATCACACTGGCAAACCTTCAGGCAAACCAAGAGGTGGTCAAATAATGATTACTATTGAATCTCAAGGTAAATCGGATTTATTTCATTGGATGATGGAGCCGGAACAAACTAAAGACGGTGCCATCTTATTCTATAAGCGCGATGCTTTGTCACGTTTGCAAGAAGTAACCTTTACTAGAGCTTTTTGTGTAAGTTTAGAAGAGGAGTTTGATGCTATCGATGATGTTCCAATGCAAAAAAGAATTGTCATTTCAGCAAGTACCATTACTATAGGTGATATGGTTTTTGAAAACAGTTGGGGGGAGTAG
- a CDS encoding DUF5458 family protein encodes MANTSQNNQESHLSDKPFIDQIKEKADGLAKFGGFDLLESAIDDVQNLNPDRKARRKMFLTENGKKSERQALQKILELWSETLKSGDDILDQVQSADDKSKQSLELLNKNIKQALEESEELESSYRSVALFYKNTDLPSLKNVSIVNAELDQLTDLDNTRFFDHIREELVSKYDRLDLRENYSLMVLPGYLGSKSVVDKWAKLAHDNKVTLVTDFAHLDEPDDVMEMFESANLASGDMYLSNTIMTCNWLVGRGKHAEVGEEEDLHVAPSGALAGKIYRTLMSQVTAGKKHGGLSEVDGVAFDLRKGEIANLENLGLVPMVNEYGKVMAFSAKTLFNGDNLGLQTYSVVRVFDYVTKVLMDFLNRRAFENFNAKTRNEIHKQIVHFLDGITGPDKLIENFEIKKFEQDPNQLDRILLDVRLKPYFPAKNFLIKMDGQKGDEGSEWDTDYEQQ; translated from the coding sequence ATGGCGAATACTTCACAAAACAACCAAGAGTCGCATTTAAGTGACAAACCATTTATAGATCAAATTAAAGAAAAAGCAGACGGGTTAGCCAAGTTTGGTGGATTTGATTTATTAGAATCAGCGATTGATGATGTACAGAATTTAAATCCTGACCGTAAGGCCAGAAGAAAGATGTTCTTAACAGAGAACGGAAAAAAATCTGAACGACAAGCTTTACAGAAAATTCTTGAACTTTGGTCAGAAACGTTGAAATCTGGTGACGATATCCTTGATCAAGTACAATCTGCAGATGATAAATCTAAACAATCATTAGAGCTATTAAATAAAAATATAAAACAAGCACTAGAAGAGTCGGAAGAATTAGAATCTTCATACCGCTCTGTAGCGCTTTTCTATAAAAACACAGATTTACCATCATTAAAAAATGTGTCTATAGTAAATGCAGAATTAGACCAATTAACAGATTTAGATAACACACGTTTCTTTGACCATATAAGAGAAGAATTGGTTTCTAAATATGACCGATTGGATTTAAGAGAAAACTATTCCTTAATGGTATTACCAGGGTATTTAGGTTCTAAATCTGTTGTAGACAAATGGGCGAAATTAGCTCACGATAATAAAGTAACTTTAGTAACGGATTTTGCGCATTTAGATGAGCCAGATGACGTTATGGAAATGTTTGAAAGTGCTAATCTTGCAAGTGGTGACATGTATTTATCAAACACTATTATGACCTGTAATTGGTTAGTAGGTAGAGGTAAGCATGCAGAAGTAGGAGAGGAAGAAGATTTACACGTTGCACCTTCTGGAGCTTTAGCGGGTAAAATATATAGAACTCTAATGTCTCAAGTAACTGCAGGTAAAAAACACGGTGGTTTAAGTGAAGTAGATGGTGTTGCCTTTGATTTAAGAAAAGGTGAAATTGCAAATTTAGAAAACCTTGGCCTTGTTCCTATGGTTAATGAATATGGCAAGGTGATGGCATTTTCTGCAAAGACCTTATTTAATGGTGATAACTTAGGGCTACAAACCTATTCTGTAGTGCGTGTTTTTGATTATGTAACAAAAGTATTAATGGATTTTCTTAACCGTAGAGCTTTTGAAAACTTTAATGCTAAAACTAGAAACGAAATTCATAAACAAATTGTACATTTCTTAGACGGAATTACGGGTCCAGATAAATTGATAGAAAATTTTGAAATCAAAAAATTTGAACAAGATCCAAATCAATTAGACCGTATATTACTTGATGTAAGACTTAAGCCTTATTTCCCTGCTAAAAACTTTTTGATTAAAATGGATGGTCAAAAAGGTGATGAAGGTTCTGAATGGGATACGGATTACGAACAACAATAA
- a CDS encoding TssN family type VI secretion system protein: protein MIKRYLKTLISFEALMPFMIIVVITILVLTLFASKTPGFKKQRKKFYIYLISGIVVMGIFTCIVYNLKQTGVLLRYFSMLSFSFLLGALHVYFVRYFFDKFEIENKFKELLIAFVTALVLVVPIIMVASYFQDLKYLGYYFLITTTFVVPTAFYALFNYAISVPVKLYSKWYYPLGNKYESPKHYELNNMIVLNFMFYKNTKETHLTSFKAKAPKDMDFGRLFFFFINDYNSKKTTTKIELLEDSGDPFGWYFQTKPKWFGASKHINSSLTVEQNNLNDGDTVVCQRI from the coding sequence ATGATAAAACGTTACTTAAAAACATTAATAAGCTTTGAGGCATTGATGCCTTTTATGATTATTGTGGTTATCACGATACTTGTACTTACCTTATTTGCTTCTAAAACACCTGGTTTTAAAAAACAACGCAAGAAGTTTTATATCTATTTGATATCAGGTATTGTCGTAATGGGAATATTTACGTGTATTGTCTATAACTTAAAACAAACTGGCGTATTACTTCGGTACTTTTCCATGCTTAGTTTTTCTTTTTTATTGGGAGCTTTGCATGTGTACTTTGTCCGTTATTTCTTTGACAAATTTGAAATAGAAAATAAATTTAAAGAATTGCTAATTGCCTTTGTAACTGCCTTGGTGCTTGTTGTACCTATTATAATGGTAGCCTCTTACTTTCAAGATCTAAAGTATCTAGGTTATTATTTCTTAATTACAACCACTTTTGTAGTGCCTACCGCATTTTATGCACTGTTTAATTATGCTATAAGCGTACCCGTAAAGTTATATTCTAAATGGTATTACCCTTTAGGTAATAAATATGAATCTCCTAAACATTATGAGTTAAACAATATGATTGTTTTAAACTTTATGTTTTATAAAAACACGAAAGAAACTCATCTAACAAGTTTTAAAGCTAAAGCACCTAAAGATATGGATTTTGGTAGGTTGTTTTTCTTTTTCATTAATGATTACAACAGTAAAAAAACCACCACTAAAATTGAGCTTCTTGAAGACTCTGGAGATCCATTTGGCTGGTATTTTCAAACCAAACCTAAATGGTTTGGAGCTTCAAAACATATTAATTCATCACTAACCGTAGAACAAAACAATCTAAATGATGGCGACACCGTAGTGTGCCAACGTATATAA
- a CDS encoding DUF4138 domain-containing protein has protein sequence MKKNYFFLIVYLVLVGSVTAQDNAKPLTVEANEFTTVTLFFPSVIEKVIPPASNYKFEFDPGNTIGTLKARKGTPSNMTVITTDGSIFSIVLNYSQKLEKYTHIINANQAVGAMNSGNSATPSEPENTTIVQADPKPNAPPERSEPLVSNIDPRETIKTPPTDMGVSPDVSEGFSNQPNKDPELYSDSENDLYNLDREEYYSIFCENNYLQKSILKRSFRQNKKIIVRLNNILVDREEIYFMLSLENTSKKDYNVNGLSFFIKESHRDNNPSILEPVHTFNLQKIIDPESNNEIVYVFKKIPLQTNQIVEIVLDEIDSSRMVILPLDYKYLNLLSK, from the coding sequence ATGAAGAAAAATTATTTTTTTTTAATAGTGTATTTAGTTCTTGTGGGCAGTGTTACTGCTCAGGATAATGCTAAACCATTAACTGTAGAGGCCAATGAATTTACTACAGTAACCCTTTTCTTTCCATCAGTGATTGAGAAGGTTATTCCTCCAGCGAGCAATTATAAGTTCGAATTTGATCCAGGAAATACTATTGGAACCTTAAAAGCTAGAAAGGGAACACCCAGTAATATGACCGTAATAACCACGGATGGAAGTATTTTTTCAATTGTACTTAATTATTCACAAAAATTGGAAAAGTATACTCATATTATAAATGCGAATCAGGCGGTAGGTGCTATGAATTCAGGAAATTCTGCGACGCCATCAGAGCCAGAGAATACAACAATTGTTCAAGCGGATCCTAAGCCAAATGCTCCGCCCGAAAGAAGCGAACCCTTAGTATCCAATATAGATCCTCGAGAAACAATTAAAACTCCGCCAACAGATATGGGTGTTAGTCCTGACGTTTCTGAAGGGTTTTCAAATCAACCTAATAAGGACCCTGAGTTATATTCTGATTCTGAAAATGATTTATACAATTTAGATCGAGAAGAATATTACAGCATTTTTTGTGAAAATAATTATTTACAAAAGAGTATCTTAAAACGTAGTTTCCGTCAAAATAAGAAAATCATTGTTCGCCTGAATAATATTTTAGTAGATCGTGAAGAAATATATTTTATGCTTTCTTTAGAAAACACTTCTAAAAAAGATTACAACGTAAATGGACTCAGCTTTTTTATTAAAGAGAGTCATAGAGACAACAATCCTTCAATATTAGAACCTGTACATACCTTTAATTTGCAGAAGATTATTGATCCTGAAAGCAATAATGAAATCGTATATGTTTTCAAAAAAATTCCTTTACAAACCAATCAAATAGTAGAAATTGTTCTAGACGAAATAGATAGTTCTAGAATGGTAATTCTTCCCTTGGATTATAAATATTTAAACTTGTTATCTAAATGA
- the tssD gene encoding type VI secretion system tube protein TssD — protein MAFKARLKVAGKEFNILHCSYDLNQEVDPTGRPSSVTRGGRINLTVESNGETGFFEWMTNNFERKDGTIVFVKRDNDATLKEVNFKEGYLIKYRENFESSGQNPLTETFTISAKELSSGGGEHINEWV, from the coding sequence ATGGCTTTCAAAGCAAGATTAAAAGTAGCAGGAAAAGAGTTCAACATTTTACATTGTTCTTATGATTTGAACCAAGAAGTAGATCCTACAGGAAGACCTTCTTCTGTAACAAGAGGTGGTCGTATTAACTTAACTGTTGAGTCTAACGGAGAAACTGGTTTTTTCGAATGGATGACTAATAACTTCGAAAGAAAAGATGGAACTATCGTTTTCGTAAAAAGAGATAACGATGCTACCTTAAAAGAAGTAAACTTTAAAGAAGGTTACTTAATCAAGTATAGAGAGAATTTTGAGTCTTCTGGCCAAAATCCTTTAACTGAAACTTTCACTATTTCTGCAAAAGAATTATCTAGTGGTGGTGGTGAGCATATCAACGAGTGGGTATAA